TTCTGTTCTAAATGACATCTGGGAACCTTGCCTCCTGTTAATAACTTTCAATTTTTCTCTCCTGTGCTCACTGACACACATCCTAACCCTAAATTCTAAAacttgctgttgctcagtcacgcatttgtgtccaactctttgcgaccccatggactgtagcacaccaggctcccctgcccttcaccaactcccagagcttgctcagactcatgtccgttgaatcagtgatgccatccaagcatctatcttctgtcgtccccctctcctcctgccttcaatctttcccagcatcggggtcttttccaatgagtcagttcttcacatcaggtggccaaagtattggagcttcagcttcagcatcagtccttctaatgaatattaaggattgattcccttcaggattgactagtttggtcTTTCAGTCCAAGCGACTGTCAAGAGTCTCCTCccatgccacagttcaaaagcatcgattcttcagtgctcagtcttctttatggcccagttagcacatccatacacaactactgaaaaaaccgtagctttgactatatggacctttgtcggcaaagtaatgactctacTTTTTatcacgctgtctaggtttgtcataacttttcttccaaggagcaagtgtctttatatttcatggctacagtcaccatattcagtgattttggagcccaaaaaattaaagcctGTTAccgtttcctttgtttccccatctatttgccatgaagtgatgggaccagaggccggGATCTTCGCTacctgaatgttgaattttgagccagcttttttactctcctctttcaccttcatcaagaggctctttggttcctcttcgctttctgccataagggtggtgtcatctgcatatctgaggttattggtatttcttcctgcaatcctgattccagcttgtgcttcttccagccaggcgtttctcatgatgtactctgcatataagtcaaatcagcagggtgacaatatacagccttgacgtactccttttcctatttggaaccagtctgttgttccatgtccagttctagctgttgcttcttgacctcaggaggcaggtgaggtggtctagtattcccatctcttgaagtattttccacagtttattgtgatccacacagtcaaaggctttagtgtagtcaatgaagcagaagtagatgtctttctggcactctcttgctttttctatgatccaacggatgttggcaatttgatttcctgttcctctgactttttttccccttaaatccagcttgaacatctggaaattcatgattcacatactgttaaagcctggcttggagaattttaagcattactttgctagtgtgcgagatgagtgcagttatgtGGTAgtctgggcattctttggcattgcctttctttgggattggaacggaaactgaccttttccagtcttgtggccactgctgagttttccaaatttgctggcatattgagtgcagcactttcacagcatcatcttttaggatgtgaaattgctcagctggaattccatcacctcccctagctttgttcatagtgatgcttcctaaggctcactggacttcacactgcaggatgtctggctctaggtgagtgatcacaccaccgtggttatctgggtcgtgaggatCTTTCCCGTATAGGACTTCTCTgcattctcgccacctcttcttagtctgCTTCCGTCAGGTCCacaccgtttctgtcctttatggagcccatctctGTATGCAGCGTTTCCTTGGCATCTCTtggcattttcttgaagagctctctagtctttctcacggtactgttttcctctatttcttcgcaatgattgcttaggaaggctttcttatctctccttgctatactttggaactgtgcattcagaattcctttgcctttcacttctcttcttttttcaactatttgtaaggcctcctcagacaaccgttttgcctttttgcatttcttcttcttggggatggcttTGATCACCGCCTGCTGTGTaatatcacaaacctctgtccatagttcttcaggcactctattagatctaatctgATAATTGAATCTGTTTGTCTCTTCCattctataatcataagggattcgatttaggtcacacctgaatggcctagtggttttccctactttcttcaatttaagtctggattttgcataaggagttcatgatctgaaatgagccacagtcagcttccagtctcaTTTCTGCTgattgtgtagagcttctccatcttcggttgcaaagaataaaatcaatgtgattttggtgttgaccatctggtgatgtccatgtgtagtttcctgttgtgttgttggaaagggGTGTTTGACATGACCAGTacattctgttggcaaaactctgttggcctttgccctgcttcactctgtactccaaggtcaaacttgcctgttattccaggtatctcttgatttcctatgatgaaagggacatcttttcttggtgttagtcctagaaggtcttctatgtcttcatagaacggttcaagttcagcttcttcagcattggtggctggggcatagacttggattactctgatattgaatggtttgctttggaaatgaacagagatcgtgCTGTCATTTGGGGggctgcacccaagtactgcatttcggactcttttgttgaccacgaggGCTACcccgtttcttctaaggggttcttgcccacagtagtagatataatggtcatctaaattaaattcacccatcccagaccattttagttcactgattcctaaaatgtcaatgtttactcttgtcatctcctgtttgaccacttccaatttaccttgattcatggagctaacaacattccaggttcctatgcaatattgcgctttatagcatcggactttacttccatcaccagtcacatccacaacttaaAATAGCAGTTTTCCTTGGTTTTCTTTATAGACAGTTATCTGATTGTGATGAACAACCATTTCTTTCCAGGGATTAGTAGGCAAGAAAATAAGGAGCTGGCATTCCTGCCTTACTCTTGATCTTCAAGGTGATCTTCCAGGCGTTCACTATTAGGATGATTTGCTGTAGGATTTTGGAAGACGCCTTCCTCAAGGTAAGGAAATTGCCTTCTAGGTTGACTAAGAAACCGTGAACCGGGCGCTGTATCATCCATGTTTTCCCAGCCTTTGGACTGCTTATGTTTGTGTGCCATAAATTATTACACTGCTCAGGTTTCTAGTGTGAAATTACGTTTGCATTGGAGGGGATTCTCCCTTGGTCGTGGTGTAGCTTTCGAAAGCTTTTGGTGGAGAGGGATTTCATCACTGGTTCAACATTTTTAATGTGAAATCAGCCTATTCAAGTTTCAAGCTTCAGTGAAATAAGTTTCCCCTAGAAACTGACCATTTTATCTCATTCTCAAATATTGTGTCATAGAGAAGGCATCATAGACTCGTCTCTGCCGCCTCTGCCATGTGCTCTCTCTCCATGTCCGTGTGGTCTGGGCCTTCTCCCCTTCCCGCCTGATCTTCTTGGTTTCCATTGCGGACATTCTATCAGTCTCCTTCAGAAGAACCCGTCTTGCTTTGCTGGCTTTCCCCGCTAGTCTCCTCTGTTAGACTGTCTCCTGTCTTCCGTGCTCACGCCCAGGCTTCTCTTCTCCCCGGGTTTTGTGTCTCGTTCCCTTGCTAACTTCCTGACGGTGACATCtcagtgttggtcgctcagtcgtgtctgcctctgcggacccatggactgtggcccgccaggttcctctgttcatggaattctccaggcaagaacactggagtgggttgccggtcccttctccagggcatcttcccaacccagggatcaaacccaggtcccctgcattgtgaACATGTTCcgtaccatttgagccacctgggaagccctttaacttACTGCAAACACGGCTCTTCCCCTCCTTTTTCTAACGGAAGTGGGTGGGCCTGACATCTCTGTGTAGGTCCCAAATCAGCAGGGATCTGTTCTGTGATGGAGCTCTAAGGTGCTTCCTAAGTGTCTTCCCCATCTCCTCTGGGATCCATCAACTATTCAGagtgcatttttgcatttctaaacCTACGCTCATAAGCTGCCAGCCATCGGTTCCGACTGGGCTGCAGAGGGCTGGCTGCTCGTTGAGACATCCCTTGGAGCCTGAAGCTGCTGCAAAGCCTCATCTATAGCCTACGCCTGCCATATTTCCCACACACACTCTCCTTCAGAGGGATGGTGGCCCATCAGCGTCCATCAGTCAGGCCTAATTCTTCTGTTCGGAGCTCTCACACCCACCTCCAAGCCTTCCATCTTCCTGACTTCCTGACCCCGAGACGTGCTTGAAACTCTCCCGCTCCCGTCCCCGACTTATTCCTCCCCAGCGGCCCCACCATCTGCAGCTCAGTTCATGTTGTTCTGAACCTGCACGATTCTGTGAGCTGAACTTCCCGCCCCCGTGAGCTGCCTGCCTTCCCCAGGGCGTTCCTGTGCGACGTGAAGGGACGGTGCTGGGCTCGGGGGACCCCACTGTTTCTCACATGGAGGTGCTCGCCCTCGAGTCCCCCGCTGCAGGAGGGCGCAGCGGCCGGGCGCAGGGTATTCACATCGACTGCAAGTAGCCCTGGCGTGCGGGGGTGGGGTGACCGAGGGCCtgtggacgtgtgtgtgtgtgtgtgtgtgtgtgtgtgtgtgtgctggggtgcACACTGTGTATGGTCACGTACAATCCGGGTGGGCGAGCTCGTTGTCAGGGGCCTGGCGCCCCACAGCAGCCTGAGCCAGGATactccccacttccctctgctCTGCAGAGCCCTCCCGGGGGGCCATCCAGGCTCGGCTGCTTCCTCCGTGAATACTTGGCTGAGCAAGGCTCTATGTCTTGATCCAATTTTTGTGATTTATATTTTCCGTAATTCTACTTGGTCAGGCCTTTCAGACTTACACAGGGAGCACTCTGTTCCCATATAATATAGAAAGAACGGTCTGTGTTGCCACGACTGTTCCCTGAGATGTgctctcccccctccctggggccGCGTGCACGTCCTCTGCTGCAGGCTCCCTTCTGCCCTGTTTCTGGGGGACGTTTGTGCCCCAGGCCTGCCTTCCGGACACTCTGCAAAAGCCAAGCTCTGCTGCCCCAAACTGGCTTCAGAGCAGATCCgggggggggggccgggggcCAGCAGAGTGGGCTCGCACGCGGGGTGGGGACGGGGTGATGGTCCGCGGACACAAGCGGTAGCCACCGGCAGAGCCGGTGGGCACCTGGGGCTCTCTGGGGCATAGACGACCACAGCCGGGGGTCTCCTGAGCCGAACCTGAGGTCAGCACCTGGGTCCCTTGGGTCCTCAAGCTGCAGAGCAGCCCCCGCATTACCCTGCCCACCCGTGGGCCCCACTGATGAGCCAGCACACACGTGGTGGAGGGGAGCCTGCTCGCTTTATTCACAGGCCCCAGAGCATGGACACAGTGAGGACAGAGACGCAGGGGGCCCCTGGGGGCCGGACGCCACTGTGTGAACCCCCCGGGCTGAGGGTCTCTGCCTCTGGGAACCTCCTCGGCCGCTCTACTTCCAGCGCCCGCCAACTTTGCCCTTGGGTGTGGTCCCGGCCTTCTTGCTGCTGTAAATGGGAAGCAAGTTGGTCTTGAGCATGAGGGCGTCTGGGACCCTAGCtgaccccttccccagcccccagcagacCCCAGACCCTGGAAGCTCGGCCTGGCCTGGCCCAGCCCTAGCAGCCCAGGGGCATCCCCAGCCCTGGTCCAGCCGCAGTGACTCACCTGTGCCTGCCCACCCGGGCCTGGGCGACTTTGTGGTGGGGGTGTTAGTGAGGTTAAGGGGGTGCTGGCAAGAGCTggacccctctccctcccttccccacccgaTGGACTCGGGGCACGGGGCCTTATGTCAGGCAGACCCGAGCCTGCCCAGGCAGCTGTCCCTGCTGGTAGCCACCATCCTCCCAGTAATTCTGGCCTGAAAAGAGCCGGGCCCCCCGCTCCCCGGCCAGGATGGGCAGGGGCAGCAGGCGGCTCTGGTTCCTCACTCCAGGCCAGCAGTCCAGCCTGACAGACTCGGGACCTGGGAGGCCTCCGTCTTGTTCTAGAATCTCAGCCCCTCAGTCACCGGTGAGAATGGGACCTCGGGCGATGGGGGTCCTCAGGAGCCCACCCCATCTGTCTGAGCCCTGTGTGCAGCAGGCAGCCAGGAGCTGGCAGGGGGCCAGGCcgcggcggggtgggggggtgtcagTCATCGGCACTCTTCGTGGGCAGCTTCAGGCTGGAATGGGCCCTGCGGCTCCCAAGGCTTCAGGGGAAGGCCTGGCACTGCTCACGGCCCACGGCCCTCAGCAGAAgccacatgctcacacacacacctagCCAAGTGACCTGCAAGAACCCCTGCCTCACGCCACAGAGCCCGGGGCAGAGGGTGTGAGCCTTTGCCAGACCCCTCTGCAGCCATCAGGGCGGCCCCAGCTCAGCCTCCAGTCTCGGGCACTGAACCTCAGCAGGAGGCACCTGGGCCCACGCCCTCCAGCCCTTCCTGGCAGCTGCTACAAAGGGTCCCGTGGACCCAGCGGCCTCATTGACCCCAGACCAGGGGTCTCATGCCAGGCTGTGCAGGGTCTGCTGAGTCCCTGCGAAGGTCACCCTGAAGGCCACCCTGGGGGCCTCCTGCTGGCTCTCCCCACCCATCCTCCTGGGCTCTGGGGATGGGGGAGACAGGAGGCTGCAGGTCCGGGGTTCAGGGCCCAGCATGCCAGCCCAAAGGCCCAGCCAGTTAATCTTGTTACTGCTCTGCTGGGGGCCGCCTGCCACTGGCAGAGGCTGACATCTCCGGGCCCCTGGGGGCAGTGGCAGCCGACCCCGTGGGGCTGCGTGCCTGGCGCAGAGCATGGGGCGGGCAGGGCTACTCACTGCTTCTGGGCCTGGTCGATGCGGCTCCTGAGGTTGGTGATCTGCAAACAACACAGGGGACTCACCTGTGCGTTCGCACGGGGCCAGGCTGCATGGTGGCCCCCTGCCCGCGGGCCCCTCGGCGGCCCTGGCGGGCCTCGGCGCTTTTACTGTCCCGGCTCCTCCGGTCTGGAGGGGCTTAGACTCGTGCCTCTGACTTACTCGTGGTGGCCTGAGCTGAACACCTGCGCCATGACACACCGCAGCCCCAGAGCTGGCCACTTACCTGCCCGCCTCTGCAGGATGCGGGGCAGGGGCACGGGCCGGAGGTGGGCTCACAAGCACGGCCCCCGCCTGGTGGCCGGAGCTGCTCAGAGCCCCGCGGCCATCTCGCTCCCCGGCCCTGCTGCTCCCTCCTGCTGACCGCCTGGGGGAGGCTAGGGAGGCAAGGGCCAGCCTCTGCTGCCGACGAAGGGCAGCAGGTCAGCCTCGGAAGCCCCCAGGTGGCAGgcaagggggaggaggcgggcggGAGGACCCAGGGACGTCCTCCGGGATCTCCGTGCCCGCTGCCACCGACACCCGCAACGACCCAGGTTTTCGCCAAGCGCAAGGCCCACCGCATGAACACCAGAGCCTGGCCCAGGGTGGGCCCCAGCGACTTACAACTTGGCCAGCATCTCCACTCTGGCCCGGACGTTCATGATCTAGAAAGACCGAGACGGTTAGGGGCTGGGTGGGCGGCCAAGGCTTCGGTGCCCTGCGTGCTCAGGACCAGCCTGGTCCAAGGCCCTGGGCTCTCCAAGCTCCCGGGTGGCCACTGTGCACGCGAGTGTCAGGGCCTGCTCTCCTGGCCCAGCGTGAGTGGGGCCAGTCTGGGCCCTCTGAAGCCCGTTTCCAAGCCAGCTGGGAGCACTGGCACAGAGCGCGGTGCCCCCTCATCGGGTCCCCGGGGGAGGGTTCTTCcccagagggaggtgggaaatTGAAGCGCATGAGGACCAGGCGACCCACCCCAGGGCCCTGGGCTCCGGGAAGGAGGCAGGACTCCCCCAGCTGCCAGCACTGGTCACCCGCACCCTCTGTCTCAGGGGCCAGCGGGAGAGGGGCCTGAGAGTGGGCGGTCCTCCCCAGGGGACACCGGAGGCTGGAGGGAAGGCTCTGTCGTGGGCCTATCATCAGGCTCCGTATCCAGGCCCGTGCTGACTCCAAGGAGGGTGTCTACCCGGGGCTGCCGACCTGAGCTGTGAGCCCAGGGTGGGGGAGGCACCGGccaggccccctccccagctctgaGTCCCCAGGGTTGGCCTGGCTGGAACTTGGGTTTGCAGAGGAGGCTGGGTGAGGCAGAACCCCGACCCCAGAGGAACTCAGTGTccctctggtgggctcaggacaCCGGGTCTCTAGACCCCCGCCCCGGAACAAGGGCACTCTGCCCCACTGCACCCCCTGCCAGCCCTGAGCACCGGGCTGACATGAGGCCAACCTGGGCAGGGCCTCCCGCAGGGCAGGGGCCTTGCTCGGGGTCCGGGGACTCGGGGTGCCCGCCAGCAGGTGAGGCCAAGGACACAACACTCACGTCGTATTTCTGGCGCTTCAGCTTCTCCCCATACTCGAACTTGTCGGTCTCCAGCTTGTACAGGGTGTCCCAGAGCTCCTTGGCCTTGTCCCTGGGGGGCAGCCGTGGGTGAGCGGCTGGCGGGTCAGCCCTGGCAGGAGGGTCCGGGCGCTGCCCCCAATCCCGGCAGGGCCTCACCTGAGTTTGTCCTCGCTGAGGTGGTCGATGTTGAGGGGCTTCCTCCGCTCGGCCAGGACCTTCTTCTTCGTTTCCCGGGCCGTCTGCTTCTTGCCTCTTTTCTGGTCTGCCTGAGGGGACATGGGAGGGGCGCGTCGAGCCAGCCCAGGCCACGGTGGGCAGCTTGGCCCCGCGCCCGCACTCACCTTGGCCAGGTAGCTGCTGTAGTTGGCCCCCATGGAGGACAGCGCCTTCTTCTTCTTCAGATCGTCCTCAGCCCTCCTCTTGGCGTCTTCCTCCTCCCGCcgtgccttctcctcctgcagggacacccccacccccaaccaagaCCTCAGCGCGGCTGTCGAGGACCTCCCCAACCAAGACCTCAGCGCGGCTGTTGAGGACCTGCTTGGGCTGGGAACCTTCTGGAAGGTCCCAGTCCCCATCGAGTCTGCCCTCTTGCAGGGTTTCTGCAGGGTGGGGGGAGCTTGGCTGATGGCCTGGGTTCCTAGGCCAGTGTCAAGGGGAATGTCAGAAATGGGGAGGCCCGGGAGCCTGGGGGCTGGCGGGGGGGCTGGGCGGGGGCcgggctgggctggggtgggggccggCGGGGAGCCGGGCCGGGCGGGGGGCCACCTCACCGCCAGTCTGTTCTGGCGTTCCCGCTCCTTCTCCGCCCGGATCCTCTGCTGCTCGGCTCTCTCTGCTCGGCGTTTCTCCTGTGGCCCGAGGGGAGCGGGTCAGCCCGGCCTGGCCCTCCCCCGGACCCCCGGCCACAACCACCAGCCCGGCCTCCGCCCAGAGCTGCAGGACTGCACTCACGATTCTCTCCTTGAGGGCgaccagctcctcctcctccttcttccgaGCCTCGAAGTGGCTGTCGATGAGAGCCTGGAGCTCCATGAGGTCTTTGTTCTGGCGCTTCTTCTGGATGTCCTGCGGGGACAGGCCCATCATACCTGCCCTCCTCTCGAACTTTGGGCTGCCTGCTCCCTCAGCCACGGGGTCAGAGTGGTACCCTTCTTGTGGCTGAGTCCAGGCCGTGCAGAGCCCTGAGGTCAGTGAGCACCCCTGGGATGGACTGCCTCTGACTTGGCCTCATTGTTAAGCCCAGAGATGCCTGAGTGGGTTGGACGGAGGGGAAATTGGGGAACGAGGTAGTCTGTTGGACAcacagatggatgggtgggtgagtaGATGGGGGGGTGGCTGGAGgagtggatggacagatgggatGCACAGATCGATGATAGATAGTTGGGTGGGTGATTGGATGGATGGGGAGAGATGGGGAATGGGGAGATGGATgactggggaggagggaagaaaggtgGTGTTCCCGGACGAGTTCCCTCTGATCCGGGaatgaatcacagcaggattgCATGGAACCAGGAAGCCCCAGTTCTGGCTGCTCTAGAGGATGTGACCTTCTCAGGCTTAGCCTGAAGCCAGAGGCTGGGGGTCTGGGGAGACTGTGTAAGCCTGGGTCCCGTGAACTTACATCGAAGTCGACTTTCTCCCCTTCCGGGATCTTAGGAGCAGTGAGTCTGAAGAAGAGAGAGTGGCTCATGAGTATGGTGAGTGGGTCCCCACCAGGAGACTGTTGTTCTTATCAAATGTATAGCCCTCTGTCCCCAGAGTGGCTTGACCCTTCTAGAAGTTTATAACCTCTTAGCGTCCTTCTGCCTCGCCCACTCCTAGGCCTCTCAAGGGCTGCTTCACCCCTGCTCACCCAAGAAGGGTGACCTTGCTCTCTTTCTCAAACAAAAGAAGGCAAGGCGGTCACCAGAGACCGTTCCCGGGTCTTCGGCCTCTGCGGTCAGGAATGGCCATCTCGGCTGACCGTTTGCGCTGCTCTGGTCACCCTTTGACCTCTCTTTCTGGGGACCCAGAGGAGGGGGTGCTGGGCAGAACATACGCCGTGCGGAAAAGAGACGAGATCCCTCTCGAATCCCTCCGGCCAGGGTGGCCgtggccctccccctccccccagacaTCTCGGACGGAGCAAAGAGTTAAATCAACAGCAGAAGCAAGAGCTTCTTCAAAAAAGAAGATTGTGGAACTGAACGTGGATCGGCATGCTGGCGAGGGAAGCGATTTTCTGAGCTCAGAAGGCCCCACTCAGGCAAAGATGGCCAGAGGAGTCCATGCAAATGAAAAACTTATGGAAAAAGGCACAACGTGGAAGGGGGGAGAAACCAgactagaaaaatattttcagcaaaTACAGAGAAGACTTATATCCTTATGCAAACCGATGATTAAGAAAACATAGAGACGCCCCCGCCGTTAGATAAATGGGCAGAGGGTGAACGCTAGCAGCTCCCCGAGAAGAAAGACCACCAGTCAACACATGAGGGAGAGGCTCCCGAGCCATCAGAGGAATGTGAACGAAAACAAGCCAGAGAGGCCGTTTCTCATCCACCCGTCAGAGGCTCCGTGTGCAGGCACGTCGCGGGCCCGGGCATGCGGTGTGGAGGCCGCGCTGGCGGTCCTCGTGGAAGCCTTTTGGCAGCGGACATCAAAAGCCTTAAGAACGTTCCTAGtctttgacccagtaattccattcTGGGAAGGCGGCCTAGGCAAATAAGCCCAaagacagaaaatgctttccaccCGGCGTTATTTATGAGAGTAAAATATTGGGGAAAGCCTTAATATCCTGCAAGAGAGGGACGGTTAGGAAAATTATGGTTTGTCCAATTGATGGAATATTATGTGgccattcaaaatatttaagaagacTGTGTAAAAACATGGAAAAATACTTAGGGACAGCGCTGCATTTTAGAAAAGCAGAATTCAAGGCTGTATAGACAAGACGATGTTTGAAAAACAGCTCAGGGTTTCAGTCCTTTTTTCCGAGTCCTATGCATGGAAAAAGAGTAGGGAGAAATAagcctttgtatttctttctcctct
This window of the Capra hircus breed San Clemente chromosome 29, ASM170441v1, whole genome shotgun sequence genome carries:
- the TNNT3 gene encoding troponin T, fast skeletal muscle (The RefSeq protein has 1 substitution and aligns at 97% coverage compared to this genomic sequence); translation: MSDEEVEHVEEEYAEEEEAQEEASPPPAEVPEVHEEVHEVHEPEEVQEEEKPRPRLTAPKIPEGEKVDFDDIQKKRQNKDLMELQALIDSHFEARKKEEEELVALKERIEKRRAERAEQQRIRAEKERERQNRLAEEKARREEEDAKRRAEDDLKKKKALSSMGANYSSYLAKADQKRGKKQTARETKKKVLAERRKPLNIDHLSEDKLRDKAKELWDTLYKLETDKFEYGEKLKRQKYDITNLRSRIDQAQKHSKKAGTTPKGKVGGCWK